In Liolophura sinensis isolate JHLJ2023 chromosome 2, CUHK_Ljap_v2, whole genome shotgun sequence, a genomic segment contains:
- the LOC135463015 gene encoding E3 ubiquitin-protein ligase Trim36-like, with protein MAESKENREEVLTCPICVETFRKPVTLPCQHSFCRECIGVYADKSKPGQTDEASCSTRSEGVHQLISCPVCRTSTSLGREGVAGLPPNFHLAEIVERFSSAVNVEDDIPYCSLCEDDNQAKAVKFCTDCCLLYCKDCLASLHPMRGVMKRHRLISSLEYLSQETPQRQTSGRGEQSTQQASCARHGEPFCLYCVRCRMVICVGCVVDHPEHAVRDISSAAENYKPAVLNKTSELEKVLQETKESMSGVTRLYNKIQENQKLHTQEVERAYCAALEALQAWKQQSLDGIKTRYSQWSVECNAILKDFQLQAQEVERMVQASKDMLASMDVEFLQGSMDFTKTIDDQLNEIKADLEKHEVSREKLLDSVQHDQVVTRQVTVKETVQECQDLEAAVGGQMSPLRVTKPTLRFTETDDRKLRITDSGCVVKGEDLSWGWRRAVTDGRYQTGGYYWEIHITCSHGCDCRVGVTQESCGVSEETKAGRNSWYIVMDYSGHKVRCYSHSGVGEIKPGYRQWRRYTRPHHLGVYLDCDDHTLTVLDCDNNQVMYTVSDVIVTEPLVPGVEFGWSGSVSVSARLVPGDSATLPPVLCDMISTS; from the exons ATGGCTGAAAGCAAGGAAAATCGTGAAGAAGTTCTCACATGCCCGATTTGTGTGGAAACATTCCGAAAACCAGTAACGTTAccttgtcagcacagtttttgcagAGAGTGTATCGGTGTCTATGCTGACAAGTCTAAACCTGGACAGACAGATGAGGCCTCCTGCAGCACACGGAGTGAGGGCGTTCACCAGCTGATCTCATGCCCTGTATGCCGGACATCAACcagtctggggagagaaggtgtggctggttTGCCTCCCAACTTTCATCTGGCAGAAATAGTGGAGAGGTTCTCTTCTGCTGTGAATGTTGAGGATGACATCCCATATTGTTCCCTGTGTGAGGATGATAATCAggctaaagctgtcaagttttgtaccgACTGTTGTTTACTGTATTGTAAAGACTGTTTGGCTTCTCTTCATCCCATGAGGGGGGTTATGAAACGTCACCGGCTGATTTCATCCCTGGAGTACCTCTCACAGGAAACCCCACAGCGACAGACCAGCGGCAGGGGTGAACAATCAACTCAGCAAGCGTCATGTGCAAGACATGGTGAGCCATTCTGCTTGTACTGTGTACGGTGCAGGATGGTGATCTGTGTGGGGTGTGTGGTTGACCATCCGGAACATGCTGTGAGGGATATATCATCTGCAGCTGAGAATTACAAG CCAGCTGTTTTAAACAAGACTagtgaactggagaaagtgctACAAGAAACTAAAGAATCAATGTCAGGAGTTACTAGGCTGTACAATAAGATACAG GAAAACCAGAAACTCCACACTCAAGAGGTAGAAAgggcttattgtgcagccttggaGGCCTTACAAGCCTGGAAACAACAGTCCTTAGATGGCATAAAaacccgctattcacagtggagtgtggagtgtaacgccatactcaaagaTTTTCAACTACAGGCCCAGGAAGTGGAGAGGATGGTACAGGCTTCCAAGGATATGTTGGCATCAATGGACGTTGagtttttacag ggttccatggacttcaccaaaac AATTGATGACCAGCTGAATGAGATAAAAGCAGATTTGGAAAAACATGAAGTCAGCAGAGAGAAGCTTCTAGATTCTGTACAACATGACCAAGTTGTTACTAGACAGGTGACTGTGAAAGAAACAGTACAAGAATGTCAGGACTTAGAAGCAGCAGTCGGTGGGCAAATGTCACCCCTACGTGTTACAA agccgacgctgagattcacagagacagacgacaggaagctgagaatcactgacagCGGCTGTGTGGTAAAGGGTGAGGACTTGTCCTGGGGGTggaggagagctgtgacagacgggcgttaccagacgggcgggtactactgggagatacacatcacctgttcacatGGCTGTGACTGTCGTgtaggagtgacacaggagagctgtggCGTGAGTGAGGAGACAAAAGCTGGCCGTAACTCCTGGTACATTGTGATGGACTACAGTGGTCATAAGGTCAGGTGTTATAGTCACAGTGGTGttggtgagatcaaacctggctaTCGACAGTGGagacgttacacacgacctcatcacctgggtgtgtacctggactgtgatgaccacacactgacagtcctggactgtgacaacaaccaggtaatgtacactgtcagtgatgttatcgtcacagagcctctcgtgccagGGGTTGAGTTTGGCTGGTCTGgatctgtgtctgtgtctgctcgtctggtaccgggtgactctgcaactctgcctcctgttctctgtgatatgataagcacttcctga